The Punica granatum isolate Tunisia-2019 chromosome 4, ASM765513v2, whole genome shotgun sequence sequence CCAAAGGCAGCAGTCTATTCAGGATACTCCGTGACCGGGAATATTGGGATGCTCTGAAGTTAGCTCTCTCTGATTTCTGGTGGAAGCATGTGGAGCCTGCGAGACAGATTTACAGTCAACATGTGATAACTAATCCCCTCACTCAGTTAAGCTCGCTCCGACCAAAGCCCAGGCATGAACTCTGTAGTTATATAGTTTGGGCAAGCAAATGCATTGTAGATAATTCCCAACTTTTGGTGCGAGAGATTGGCGGGAAACTGCAAAATTGACCCATTTGGATGTACCTCGGTCAAAGTTAAGCATTTCTGTTTCTAGATAAAGAGTCCAGTTGCCATACTGGTCGAAACTATGTTGCTTTGTCAAAATAGACCTAAAAGTGCTACTGCCGGATACTGCTAACTCAGACGACTTGCTTGAGTTCTGAATGAAGATATTGAAACATCATAAGGTTAGTTCCAAAGTTTCATAGCTGCTTGTTCCTGAAGATTGCGGTGATTTCTATTCCCTTTTGTGCTTGGCATAAGGCTTTTGAAGAATCCGTTCTATAGCAGTGTTGAAGTAGAGAGCAAGTTGGCTTTAGTGAGTTCTTCACATATAAGCAACATGAGTAGGGCgatgattttccttttttcccccctGACGGACGTGGCATCATAAATTCAGTTTTGCTGAAGACTATTGACATCTTGATGATCCTGTTTTTATCAAGCCTGAGTTTGTGTCAATTTCACTAATTTCTTACTTGCAGACGGCTGGAAGTGGAGTGACTTCTAGGGAGAAGTAATATCATTGCGTAGAAGATGAAAGGGAACTCCATTCACTTCACGCGTCTAAAACTTACTGAAAAGGGTATGCTTCTGAGTTTTGCATCTCTTCTAATTTCCTGAAAAGGGATTTTCTCGACCGTGGATTGCCAAATTCGTGCAATTTCATCTCACTCGATGTCTTGTAGGTTGCAGGTCCATGTTAGAAAAGTGTTCTCTCTTCAAGAATCATGGGAAACTTAATGTAAAGAACAATCAGTTTGATTTTGTTGCTGGTGCTGCAATTGCACGGGTATACTCCCTAATTCTTCTGGTCTTAGATGATCTTTAATCTCACGACATTCTAGTTTGGAAGTAGGAAGGCCTTATTTCATTCGTACAAGGGATTCTATTTTTTAACTTGAAAATGTACATGAAGTTTGTTATGCATGCATCTCACTCTTCTTTTTCCTGAAGAATGATGTGGTCTTCCCACTGCGGGGTCGAATGGGATCCCTTCAGTAATTGTTAAGAGAGCTCATAATGAACAAAATGAGGACATCTCTGATTTACGCTTTTCTCGAGTTCAAGCGAGTAGCTATAAATATATTACTCCCGGAAAGCACAAAGGACAATGCAATGACTCTCCTTTCAGAGATTCAAGAGCTTCCACGTACAAGGTAATAATACCAATTGATTAATCTCACAACTTGAGCTTGCTCAGATCGACCTTCCGCACTGGATATGTATATGCTTCGTAATTGATCTTTTGGCCCAGGGAACTCAGTTTTGTGAGCGTAGTTATCAGATCAACCTGAAGACAGACATTCCCATACGATTAGTTAACGGAAACTTCGGGACGGATTTGATTTCTGCTCATTGGACTTGTATCACTTTATGATACGTGAGACAGACTGCCTGACTGGAAGAAGTGAGGGATATCACTGACCTCATAATCTGTCTGAGACACTGTTTCTCGGCTTCGTTGGTATTTCTCAACCCAGGGTAGAACATCTCGATCAGTGGCCAGTAATGCTTCGGTGGCTTTCTGATCGGGGCCTAGAAATGCCGACATAACCGCTAGCTGTCCGAAAGAGAAGGGACATCAAGCATACTTATCAGCAACAATGATTTGATTCTATCGGGTCTTGGATGATCTTTGGCACAATTCGACATTTCTAAACTGCCCCGGGTGAGAAGAAAATATGCACTCTTGAGTTCATATATCATACCTGGCGAGGCCCGAAGCCTATCGATGAGAATTTATCTTTCATTTCTTGAATGCTAGCCTTATCCCATTGGGGAACTCGTCCTTCTGGATCTGGTGCCTCGGCGTCCGACCTCCCAAACTGCTTGTCGAATAGGCCCCACTGTGGAAAGGAGAGAGTCAGCTCAAATAATTTCGCAATGTGTATCACAATTAATAACGGGAAAGAACTCTGAATGTTGTAAACCAATTCCAGAATGAAAGCAAAATTTACTCGAGGAAAACCGATAAAAGGTAAATAAATACATGGGCAGGAACACGATTATTGCAGTATAGACACGATATAGTTACAAGATCCAAGTAATCGAATAATTCCTCATCTCATTAACATCTTCGCACGATGTTTCACAAATCATATATCGAAATCACAGAGAAGATACGAACCTGCCCACTGGAACCATAAGCAGTGTACAGCAAGTTCCCTTTCTCTTCATTCCCCCCACATTTGCGAATGGCAGAATCAAGGAATGTAGCCTTTACTGCACTTTGTGCTGTTCATGACAGAGAATCATATGATTCATTCAGTGTTAGGTCATCGGTGGACACATAATATAGCTCGTTAAGAAACTTTTCGATTATAGAAGGGTTGCTTTCTATGGAATTTTCCAGTATAAAGAACTCGAGACACCGAGTACGTATATTAACTTTAGAGTATGTTACAGCAAGCTGAATATACACATGCAAGTAACCTGCATACTGGATGAGATCCGCATACAAGATAGGTCCACCCTTGGAGTATGAATCGATCTCCTTCTTTGCTTCCTCCAGCAGACTCAAAGCAGCTGAGAGACCCTTATTCTCGGGTCTGCTTATCTCTGAACTTCAAGCAAAAACAACAGACTACGAAGGTCAATCTGGAAGAGATGATGCATATCACCGCAATATTAATTTCCGGGAAAGTGGCATATGGGAAGCATCTCAGTTTCTTCTCTAGCAAATGCGAAGCTAATGTTAGGCTTTTGAGTTAGTTCACATGCATAACGGATACCATCATACCACTGATCTTCTGCCCTAAACATTTTCAAGCTGTTTATGCGACGATTACCTGAATCGTATCGATCCATTTGGACCTCCAGATTTAGTAGCCTGCCGAAGTTGGGGCAAACAAAATGAGTTTCCCTAGAAAATGATAGTTTTCGTTTTCTTTAACCGACAGGAATGATGTGCCAACAAGAGGTTCCAAAAAATATAACCTTGTCATATGTCATAGCATCATTTAGTGCCAACGTAAGTACTGACGGGACAAGTTCTGGGTTTGCCTGTAACACATTGATCGAGTCGGCTGTGAGAGTCATGCGAATGGATAACGTGTGTAATCCTTAGAATAGAGCATGATTTTCAGATAATCAAAGAGGGGACTACACCTTCAGAGCAGTGAAAAGAGTGCCCTTGATGCGCGCTGGAAAGatcaaaaaaagaatgagGTTTAATTCGGAGCAAATTCGGTACTCTCGCTCTATTTGGATAAGTAATGCCGGTTTAAGAATTACCAATTCGGTTCGGCAACTTACATTGAAATTCAGACCGCTGACGGCGTTGTATCAAGTCAGCAGCACTGGCAGTTTCAACCATTGATCCCGAGCTTCCTATTAATTCCTAAAGGATGGAAGGACAGAGATCAGTATCGACAAAAGCAAGTAAGTTAGCTTTTGGAATGAAGGTAGAAGAAGAGGGAACAGAACAGGGATCGATCTTACAATGCCGAGAGTTGCACCGGCGAATTTCACGACGTCTCTTCGGCTCATCCCACCGGGGTTGACATCATCCTCGATCTTACACCGAATCACGGCCTGACATATAAAAAAGGGAGCCAACTCAAACTGACTGGAGAACGGGGGAAAAGAGCAGCATTGATCCTCGAAGCAAAAGCAGGAGCTGAGGAGAATTGAACTCACGGTCATAGAGCGTGGGAGGTGATATCCGGTTGTGAGAGCAGCGCCGGCATCGGGGCGAGGTTGAAGGGGAACGACTGCGAGCAGGGAAGGAACGGTTGCGAGGCAGGAGACGCCCATCTGATCAGAGGGGTCCTTCCTTTCTGCTGCTGTGGAGAGGCTGTGGTTATGAGTGTTTTTGgagcaagaggaagaagaagaagaagaagaagaagaagaagaagagcgtTTTGTGTGGAGAGCGCGGGAGGGACAGCAGTCGGTGTTGGTGATTGCAACGTTATCCACTTGTCACTTATAATGTTATCCTCAttatccctctctctctctctctctctagcgaTAGAGAGAAGTTTCTGAATTCTTCGCAAAATTATGCGGATTTATTCATCGAACAACTAATGGAACAATTACAACGATGAATTCAGCCAGGACGACCACCGTGGAAGAATTCACCACTCCCGTTTGTCGATAATTACATCACGACGATATTGTAACAGGGTCAAGGTAACGTAGTCATATATAAACTCTGAGTGAGTTCAGCTGTCATTTGATGTAGAGCATATCGGGAAATTTTTCGGACCAGTcatgaaattttcaattggctGTCCAAGTACAAAACATTTACTCTTGTTCTACAAGAGTTTTGAAATTTGTTGGGAATGATTGAATTTTCAGTCGACTGAAACCAAACATTGTCCATAATGATTGAATTTTCAGTCGACTGAAACCAAACATTGTCCATAGCATATCGTATGAACCGAGCAACAAGAATAGGAGAAAGAATGTTAATGCTTTCACTTTCATTTCAACCGATTCCCGGTATGAGATTACATCCATGAGAGGGCAAAAACGGGAAATAGAAAATCTAACCGTTACTTTTTAGGAGCAACTGCAAAATACATGATTTTCGTAGTATATAACCTCCTCGAGCGATCCTTCCCTCATCCCAATCTTATATACCCACCCTACTTCCCCAAGAGCCTATCCTATGCACCCCTCCAAGCTTTCCCATGTCACATCTCAATCTATGCCTCGGTCATGCTCCTTTGCTCCCTAGATTATCGACTCAGCATGTACAAAATCCGCACCCCCGACCTATTCTTCATTCTTACCCTTCCTTTTCGTACCCAGTCAAAAGATTTGGATTGTGCCACAGACATACGGAAGGATATAATGGTCTATTGTTTTCTCAATGCTGTTTTGTCTGCTGAAGACTGGCCTATATGTTGGATAATCTGTCGTGAGGCATCCGTAGATACAGATGTCCTCTGGCTCTGACAGAGACAATCTGGCAGTGGATTTTCATAGAAAGCCTCCTCCGACCGTAATCTGTCCGTGCCCTTCGTTCCCTTGATGGGGCCTTTTCTCTTCCGAGGGGATCCTTGCCTGTCAAACCAAATATTGGGAGCAATCACTAACATAATTCATTCATTGTCACTGATAAGCTCTTCAGAATGTATAATGCTGATCACCATGGAACGCAAACCCGACGAGTACCCTTGAGAGGGCAAAAATCATTTCATAGTATTTTTGATATTATACCCAATCCATGATTCACCATATGCAgttgaatattaaaaaaagcaATAAACTCAGATATCCGATGCTAACCGTCTCCTGTGGAGCTCAATGATTCGATTAGAAAACTTTCTGCCTTCTCTCAGAATTCCCTGCTCAATCTTGTCAACTAATCGAACAAAAGCTTTCCTGATGCAGAAATGGGGGGAAGGAATTATCAACAACGGTGGGACTGatgagagaaaaaatgtgaatacCTAAAATGGGCGAAAAAGTAACGTGTATCCCCTAGACGGAAGCACATGCCTGTCAGGAGAAATAGTCTTCCTATGTCCCAGAAAACGACGATGACCTTCAACTGCTCTTGCCATATTTCCGGAGTAGGATGGAATAAATACATCACTCTCAACAGATACAATGTAGTCAAGAGCAGCCATTTGAGATGCATGACTTAGAAAAGGTTCGAGTTCCTCAACCGATGCTAATTTCTCctgaaaaacagaaaaattcCTGGAGGGCGTCAAGAGCAGCCCTTTCATATGAAAGTTTCTGAAGGGACccgcttaaaataaataatacactTTATCAATGTCTCAGAACCATCTTATTGACATTCATCAAACTGATACTGTCTCTACAATTGCAAAGAATCAGCAATGGCATACCTTGCTCATCAACATGGGAAAGCGGGACTGAAGGTCAGCCATATGAGAATCGCCGCCATATATCTCTCCTGCGGCAATGTATATAGGTGTGTTTGATGGGTATCCCAGGGCAGTAAGAAGAATTCCAACCTCCTTTGGAGTGAGAGGGCAATATCCTTTGTGTCGCTGTTCAGTTGAATTAATTTCCTTCACTTTCCAGTATTCAGTGTTCTCCCTACAGTTATATTGTCACAGTTAGTGAATAAGTCAAGCATCCTAATTATTAGTATGCAACTGGAAAACAAAGGAAGTTTAGCTCCATGATTTCATTTACCTAGTAATCCTTAGTCCGTTAGCAGTTATATAACTCACAAGTCACATCTAGTGTATACGTCAAGAATTCTTGACCAATAGTAAGCAATTGGAACACCATAGATGAGAAGTTGCTAAGGCTCTATAAATTCATTTACCTAATAATCCTCAGTTCATCGGCTTCAGCAGGAGATAAACCATGTGTGCATCCACTAAATGCAAGCATATCCTTCTCATATCGCAGATGAAGGGCAATATAAGGACCATGGGATCTCATTCTCTCAACCAATAACTGCGAACACATGAAAAAGAAACATCTATGAATCGAAAAGAAACACCTCCATCTATCAAAATGAGTACGTAGATCTCATTGCTCACTTTTCCCATTGCTTCAATATGAGGTGCAAAATGGAGTGCTTGATAACATGCACGGCAGCGCAGCTTTTGGATGTCAGGCGGCAGATGGTTATTAGCAAGACGAGAATCAGATTTAGCAGCTCGAATCACCTGCCAAGATAATGGATGATTAAATCTTCCAGTCATAGGTTTTCCCACCCTATTGTTTCGGATGTTGGATCACTAGAGGAGTAAATTCATGAGAAAGAGTTCAATATGAGCTGTACCTCATAATCTTCCCACATACCAGCTATCTCATTTAGGTAGTACTCTAAACCAGACCAGCTTTTGAACTGCCTAGTGCCTTTTGTAGCAGTAGCAAGTTCCTCGGGGagcttttttatgattttcacATCATTAGCCAGGGTATTTATAAAGTGATCTTCATCAAATACATCTGAAAAGTTACTGCAGATGAAGgaaattgaattaatcaaCATACTAACATGTTAATCTCAGATTGCATTAGTTAGCTAGACTGAAGCAAGACAAGTAAAACTTGCAG is a genomic window containing:
- the LOC116203615 gene encoding thylakoid lumenal 29 kDa protein, chloroplastic; translated protein: MGVSCLATVPSLLAVVPLQPRPDAGAALTTGYHLPRSMTAVIRCKIEDDVNPGGMSRRDVVKFAGATLGIELIGSSGSMVETASAADLIQRRQRSEFQSRIKGTLFTALKANPELVPSVLTLALNDAMTYDKATKSGGPNGSIRFSSEISRPENKGLSAALSLLEEAKKEIDSYSKGGPILYADLIQYAAQSAVKATFLDSAIRKCGGNEEKGNLLYTAYGSSGQWGLFDKQFGRSDAEAPDPEGRVPQWDKASIQEMKDKFSSIGFGPRQLAVMSAFLGPDQKATEALLATDRDVLPWVEKYQRSRETVSQTDYEVDLITTLTKLSSLGQKINYEAYTYPVRKVDLSKLKL
- the LOC116203614 gene encoding O-fucosyltransferase 7 isoform X2; the protein is MLKRRQRALLLVVLRKLLTCAICAIALVALFSVHGHVFPSSKLPGASEPLKFPSQHEIKYQRVGAEQSWKQELVPPHFSKPPVSPHKKWSLDTSKLWKPPPNRDFFPCIDPSPNHTAPAESQGYLLVHTNGGLNQMRAGICDMVAVARIINATLVIPELDKRSFWQDSSNFSDVFDEDHFINTLANDVKIIKKLPEELATATKGTRQFKSWSGLEYYLNEIAGMWEDYEVIRAAKSDSRLANNHLPPDIQKLRCRACYQALHFAPHIEAMGKLLVERMRSHGPYIALHLRYEKDMLAFSGCTHGLSPAEADELRIIRENTEYWKVKEINSTEQRHKGYCPLTPKEVGILLTALGYPSNTPIYIAAGEIYGGDSHMADLQSRFPMLMSKEKLASVEELEPFLSHASQMAALDYIVSVESDVFIPSYSGNMARAVEGHRRFLGHRKTISPDRKAFVRLVDKIEQGILREGRKFSNRIIELHRRRQGSPRKRKGPIKGTKGTDRLRSEEAFYENPLPDCLCQSQRTSVSTDASRQIIQHIGQSSADKTALRKQ
- the LOC116203614 gene encoding O-fucosyltransferase 7 isoform X1 codes for the protein MLKRRQRALLLVVLRKLLTCAICAIALVALFSVHGHVFPSSKLPGASEPLKFPSQHEIKYQRVGAEQSWKQELVPPHFSKPPVSPHKLDDQKWSLDTSKLWKPPPNRDFFPCIDPSPNHTAPAESQGYLLVHTNGGLNQMRAGICDMVAVARIINATLVIPELDKRSFWQDSSNFSDVFDEDHFINTLANDVKIIKKLPEELATATKGTRQFKSWSGLEYYLNEIAGMWEDYEVIRAAKSDSRLANNHLPPDIQKLRCRACYQALHFAPHIEAMGKLLVERMRSHGPYIALHLRYEKDMLAFSGCTHGLSPAEADELRIIRENTEYWKVKEINSTEQRHKGYCPLTPKEVGILLTALGYPSNTPIYIAAGEIYGGDSHMADLQSRFPMLMSKEKLASVEELEPFLSHASQMAALDYIVSVESDVFIPSYSGNMARAVEGHRRFLGHRKTISPDRKAFVRLVDKIEQGILREGRKFSNRIIELHRRRQGSPRKRKGPIKGTKGTDRLRSEEAFYENPLPDCLCQSQRTSVSTDASRQIIQHIGQSSADKTALRKQ